From Rutidosis leptorrhynchoides isolate AG116_Rl617_1_P2 chromosome 3, CSIRO_AGI_Rlap_v1, whole genome shotgun sequence, a single genomic window includes:
- the LOC139896543 gene encoding AAA-ATPase At3g50940-like, with amino-acid sequence MGSIAAATMVIRSVARDYLPPEFQDYLYLNLRSFINKFSTHLTMVFYESEGFNDNEIYNAAQLYLSARITPDIHRLKVSKIPHQKDVAIEMETNEEFIDTFNGVKLYWSTVSKKTPVREYSNDGDGNYSVRSDLRSLELTFHGDHKDMVLNDYLPHIIKHVEKIKREKKNLKLFTVNMSNLYSSKRSTWTSVNLDHPANFATLAMDTGIKEKVMKDLDRFVERREYYRKVGKAWKRGYLLYGPPGTGKSSLIAAMANYLNFDIYDLELTDVKSNSELRTLLVATANRSILVVEGIDCSEELHDRVAVEAAQMMKKKDDSQKNKPLKRVTLSGFLNFVDGLWSSCGDERIIIFTTNHKDKLDPALLRPGRMDVHIHMSYCTPCGFRLLASNYLGITQHDLYDQIEDLIVKINVTPAEVAEQLLKDDDPDIVLEGLVKFFDVKKVENEEEIAKVEMNKKRIEIEEEKIRKKGEKESNGQI; translated from the exons ATGGGCTCCATTGCAGCCGCAACCATGGTTATACGCAGTGTAGCCCGTGATTACTTACCACCTGAATTTCAAGACTACCTTTACCTCAATCTTCGTAGTTTCATCAACAAATTCTCCACTCACTTAACCATGGTCTTCTACGAGTCCGAAGGCTTCAACGATAACGAAATCTACAACGCCGCACAACTCTACCTTTCCGCTCGAATCACGCCCGATATCCACCGTCTAAAAGTCTCCAAAATCCCCCACCAGAAAGACGTCGCAATTGAAATGGAAACCAACGAGGAGTTCATTGATACTTTTAACGGAGTCAAACTCTACTGGTCAACGGTTTCTAAGAAGACGCCTGTTAGAGAATATAGCAATGACGGTGACGGAAATTATTCCGTACGGTCCGATCTCCGGTCACTCGAACTCACGTTTCATGGGGACCATAAAGATATGGTGTTGAATGACTACTTGCCTCATATAATTAAACACGTGGAGAAAATAAAACGAGAAAAGAAAAATCTGAAATTATTCACGGTCAATATGTCTAATTTGTATTCTTCCAAGCGGTCCACGTGGACATCCGTGAATCTTGACCATCCAGCTAACTTTGCCACGCTGGCAATGGATACGGGTATTAAGGAGAAAGTGATGAAGGATTTGGATAGGTTTGTTGAAAGGAGAGAGTATTATAGGAAAGTAGGAAAGGCGTGGAAGAGAGGTTATTTATTGTACGGTCCACCTGGGACAGGGAAATCAAGCTTGATTGCTGCTATGGCGAATTACTTGAATTTTGATATTTATGATTTGGAGTTGACTGATGTTAAGTCGAACTCGGAGCTAAGGACGTTGTTGGTTGCAACTGCGAATCGGTCGATATTGGTGGTGGAGGGCATCGATTGCTCTGAGGAGTTGCATGATCGAGTGGCTGTAGAGGCAGCTCAAATGATGAAGAAAAAAGATGATTCCCAGAAGAACAAGCCACTGAAGAGA gTAACTTTGTCGGGTTTTCTCAATTTCGTGGACGGGTTATGGTCAAGTTGTGGTGATGAAAGGATCATCATATTCAcgacaaatcacaaagacaaacTTGATCCTGCACTTCTTCGTCCAGGGCGTATGGACGTTCACATTCACATGTCGTATTGCACACCTTGCGGCTTTCGCCTTTTGGCATCCAACTATCTTGGAATCACCCAACATGATCTTTACGACCAAATTGAGGATTTGATAGTTAAGATAAATGTTACTCCGGCTGAAGTAGCGGAGCAACTACTTAAAGATGATGATCCGGATATCGTTCTCGAAGGTCTTGTAAAGTTTTTCGATGTGAAGAAGGTGGAAAATGAAGAGGAAATTGCAAAAGTGGAAATGAATAAGAAAAGGATTGAAATTGAGGAGGAAAAGATTAGGAAAAAAGGTGAAAAAGAAAGCAACGGACAAATATGA